GGAGTCAGAGTCCACAGTCCTACCACTAGACGATCCCCCAATATGCAAAAAGGCACCCCCGTATACACGGGGGTGCCTTCAGGTAATTCATTAATACTACTAAATGAATTAACGTTTTGAGAACTGTGGTTTCTTACGTGCTTTACGCAAACCGACTTTCTTGCGCTCTACTTTTCGTGCATCACGCGTAATAAAGCCCGCTTTACGCAATGGTGAATGAAACGTTTCATCGTATTGGGCTAAAGCACGAGCAATACCGTGACGAATGGCGCCAGCCTGACCACTACCACCACCACCTTTAACCAAGACGTTAACATCAATGCTATCAGCAACGTTAACAGTCTCTAGCGGCTGACGCACAATCATACGTGCAGTCTGACGACCAAAATAAATATCCAATGGGCGCTTGTTAACAGTAATCTCACCCTTGCCAGGCTTAATTGATACACGCGCACTCGACGTCTTGCGGCGTCCGGTATAAAACTGGGTTTGTTGTGCCATGTTCAGTGTCTCTGCTTAATATCTTGGGTTAGATTCAGGAGGTTATATTTCAAGTGGTAAAGGCTGTTGCGCACTATGTTGATGCTCTGGGCCTGCGTAAACCTTGAGCTTTTTCATCATAGCGCGTCCTAATGGGTTACGTGGCAACATACCTTTAACAGCCTTAATAATAATCTGCTCTGGTGCTTTTTTCTGTAAATCAGCAAAGTTAATAGTCTTGAGGCTGCCAATATAGCCCGTGTGATGCTGATAAAGCTTGTTTTTAGCCTTACTACCAGTCACTTCTATTTTTTCAGCATTGACCACAACGATATAGTCGCCGGTGTCGACATGCGGGGTGAACTCAGCTTTATGCTTGCCGCGCAGACGACGAGCAATCTCAGTAGCCATGCGGCCTAAAACCTTACCACTGGCATCAATAACGAACCAGTCACGCGTTACGGTCTCTGACTTTGCACTAAACGTTTTCATTAACTTATCCGAAGGAGGGATGTCCAAAAAGGTGGCGAATGGTAGCCCAGATCCCAGTCAATTACAAGAGCTGATCAACTACGCCCCTCGGGGCACAATGTATTCAAATCTGTAAGCGTGCTACTGGACGGTCGTTTAACAAGTGTTCGTCAATAATCTCATCAACATCCTCATTGTCAACGAACGTATACCAAGTCTCACCAGGATAAATAACCATGACCGGGCCTAAATCACAGCGATCCAGGCAACCTGCTGTATTAATACGCACTTTCCCCTGGCCAGACAAACCTAACTCTTTGATTCGTTTTTTGGCATGCTCGCGCGCCTCGCCAGCATTGCTATCCTGACAACAGGCTCTGCCATCTTTACGCTGATTGGTGCAAAAAAAGACATGATGTGTGTAAAAGCTCATACGGCTTGCTCTATAAAATAGTCTCTAGCACTCAAATGGTGCTAGCCAGTATACTCTGCCAAACCCATAAACTGTCTACCAACTCATGTCTTGTCAGCGCCATTACTCACGTTTAGATCAATTTCTCTGCGAAGCCGGAAATCTCTTGGCGACAACGAGTTCTTGGCAAGCTAAGGCAAAAACACCTGACACCACGCGCCGTGCTAACCCTGCCGCTGAAATTAGTGAAAATTCGCTGGGCGAGCATGAAAAGAAACTGTCCGCTGCATTAATGCGGGTCAACCATGCGGGGGAGGTTGCTGCTCAAGGCTTGTATCTTGGCCAATCACTCAGCGCTAAATCGAGCGCCACCAAACAACAAATGCGTGATGCCGCGGCCGAAGAAGGTGATCACCTGGATTGGTGTGCACAACGTCTTAACGAACTTGGCAGCCACACTAGCTATCTCAATCCACTTTGGCATACTGGCTCGATAATGATTGGCGTTATCACAGGTCAGGCGGGAGATCGCTTAAGCTATGGCTTTGTTGAAGAAACCGAGCAGCAGGTGATGAAGCACTTGC
This portion of the Gammaproteobacteria bacterium genome encodes:
- the rplM gene encoding 50S ribosomal protein L13 — its product is MKTFSAKSETVTRDWFVIDASGKVLGRMATEIARRLRGKHKAEFTPHVDTGDYIVVVNAEKIEVTGSKAKNKLYQHHTGYIGSLKTINFADLQKKAPEQIIIKAVKGMLPRNPLGRAMMKKLKVYAGPEHQHSAQQPLPLEI
- the coq7 gene encoding 2-polyprenyl-3-methyl-6-methoxy-1,4-benzoquinone monooxygenase — encoded protein: MSCQRHYSRLDQFLCEAGNLLATTSSWQAKAKTPDTTRRANPAAEISENSLGEHEKKLSAALMRVNHAGEVAAQGLYLGQSLSAKSSATKQQMRDAAAEEGDHLDWCAQRLNELGSHTSYLNPLWHTGSIMIGVITGQAGDRLSYGFVEETEQQVMKHLQEHLAELPAQDEKSRAILQQMQHDEAEHAAAARASGAEELPNAVKKLMALSAKLMTVSARYI
- a CDS encoding (2Fe-2S) ferredoxin domain-containing protein codes for the protein MSFYTHHVFFCTNQRKDGRACCQDSNAGEAREHAKKRIKELGLSGQGKVRINTAGCLDRCDLGPVMVIYPGETWYTFVDNEDVDEIIDEHLLNDRPVARLQI
- the rpsI gene encoding 30S ribosomal protein S9, whose product is MAQQTQFYTGRRKTSSARVSIKPGKGEITVNKRPLDIYFGRQTARMIVRQPLETVNVADSIDVNVLVKGGGGSGQAGAIRHGIARALAQYDETFHSPLRKAGFITRDARKVERKKVGLRKARKKPQFSKR